A window from Pokkaliibacter sp. MBI-7 encodes these proteins:
- the fusA gene encoding elongation factor G translates to MARKTPIKRYRNIGICAHVDAGKTTTTERVLFYTGVSHKIGEVHDGAATMDWMEQEQERGITITSAATTCFWKGMNQQFDEHRINIIDTPGHVDFTIEVERSLRVLDGAVVVLCASSGVQPQTETVWRQANKYEVPRMVFVNKMDRAGANFYNVVAQMKARLGTTPVPIQIPIGAEDSFKGVVDLLRMKAIMWNEADQGMTYELEDIPAELQDKAEELREHMVEAAAEATEELMNKYLEEGELTIEEIKAGLRARTLSNEIVLTICGSAFKNKGVQAMLDCVVEYLPSPIDIPPVEGTLEDGETKATREADDNAPFSALAFKIATDPFVGTLTFVRVYSGHINSGDQVINSVKLKKERIGRMVQMHANTREEIKEVLAGDIGALIGMKDVTTGDTLCDLNNVIVLERMEFPEPVISVAVEPKSKADQEKMGVALGKLAQEDPSFRVETDEESGQTIISGMGELHLDIIVDRMRREFKVEANIGKPQVAYREKIRSAVNANHKFVRQSGGRGQYGHVVIEFMPSDEEGLEFINEVVGGAIPKEYIPAIQKGVEEQMKNGVIAGYPLIGLKARLYDGSFHEVDSNEMAFKIAASQALKEYAKKANPCLLEPMMQVEVVTPEDYMGDVMGDLNRRRGLIQGMDDTVSGKVIRAEVPLGEMFGYATDLRSATQGRATYSMEFARYAEAPNNIAEAVIKQS, encoded by the coding sequence GTGGCACGTAAAACCCCCATTAAGCGTTACCGTAACATCGGTATCTGCGCCCACGTGGACGCGGGTAAAACCACGACTACCGAACGCGTTCTGTTCTACACAGGTGTCTCTCACAAGATCGGTGAGGTACATGATGGCGCTGCGACCATGGACTGGATGGAGCAGGAACAGGAGCGTGGTATCACCATCACTTCTGCTGCTACCACCTGTTTCTGGAAGGGCATGAACCAGCAGTTCGATGAACACCGTATCAACATCATCGATACCCCCGGACACGTTGACTTCACTATCGAAGTAGAACGTTCTCTGCGTGTATTGGATGGTGCTGTAGTTGTACTGTGTGCATCTTCTGGTGTTCAGCCTCAGACTGAAACTGTATGGCGTCAGGCTAACAAGTACGAAGTTCCCCGTATGGTGTTCGTCAACAAGATGGACCGTGCTGGTGCAAACTTCTACAACGTTGTTGCGCAGATGAAAGCTCGTCTGGGTACTACTCCAGTACCTATCCAGATCCCAATCGGTGCTGAAGACAGCTTCAAAGGTGTCGTCGACCTGCTTCGCATGAAAGCTATCATGTGGAATGAGGCCGATCAGGGCATGACTTACGAGCTGGAAGATATTCCTGCTGAGCTGCAAGACAAAGCTGAAGAGCTGCGTGAGCACATGGTCGAAGCTGCCGCTGAAGCCACCGAAGAGCTGATGAACAAGTACCTGGAAGAAGGCGAACTGACCATTGAGGAAATCAAGGCCGGTCTGCGTGCTCGTACTCTGAGCAACGAAATTGTTCTGACCATCTGTGGTTCTGCATTCAAGAACAAAGGTGTTCAGGCAATGCTGGATTGCGTGGTCGAGTATCTGCCTTCTCCGATCGACATTCCTCCAGTGGAAGGTACTCTGGAAGATGGCGAGACCAAGGCTACCCGTGAAGCTGACGACAATGCTCCTTTCTCTGCACTGGCGTTCAAAATTGCGACCGACCCCTTCGTTGGTACTCTGACATTTGTCCGTGTTTACTCAGGTCACATCAACTCCGGTGATCAGGTAATCAACTCGGTCAAGCTGAAGAAAGAGCGCATCGGCCGTATGGTTCAGATGCACGCTAACACCCGTGAAGAAATCAAAGAAGTACTGGCTGGTGACATCGGTGCCCTGATCGGCATGAAAGATGTAACTACCGGAGATACTCTTTGCGACCTCAATAACGTCATCGTTCTTGAGCGTATGGAGTTCCCCGAGCCTGTTATTTCCGTAGCCGTGGAGCCAAAGTCCAAGGCAGACCAGGAGAAGATGGGTGTTGCCCTAGGCAAGCTGGCTCAGGAAGATCCGTCATTCCGTGTGGAAACTGACGAAGAGTCTGGTCAGACCATCATCTCTGGTATGGGTGAGCTTCACCTGGACATTATCGTTGACCGTATGCGTCGCGAGTTCAAAGTTGAAGCGAACATCGGTAAGCCACAGGTAGCTTACCGTGAGAAAATCCGCTCAGCGGTCAACGCAAACCACAAGTTTGTGCGTCAGTCCGGTGGTCGCGGTCAGTATGGTCACGTTGTTATCGAGTTCATGCCTTCTGATGAAGAAGGTCTGGAATTCATCAACGAAGTCGTGGGTGGTGCGATTCCTAAGGAATACATCCCTGCCATTCAGAAGGGCGTTGAAGAGCAGATGAAGAACGGTGTTATCGCCGGCTATCCTCTGATCGGTCTCAAGGCTCGCCTGTATGACGGTTCCTTCCACGAGGTTGACTCTAACGAAATGGCGTTCAAGATTGCCGCTTCTCAGGCTCTGAAAGAGTATGCGAAGAAGGCTAATCCTTGCCTGCTCGAACCTATGATGCAGGTGGAAGTTGTAACGCCTGAAGACTACATGGGCGACGTAATGGGTGACCTGAACCGTCGTCGTGGTCTGATCCAAGGTATGGACGACACCGTTTCTGGCAAAGTCATCCGTGCTGAAGTACCATTGGGCGAAATGTTCGGTTACGCAACCGATCTGCGCTCAGCTACTCAGGGTCGTGCGACTTACTCCATGGAATTCGCACGCTATGCTGAAGCACCCAACAATATCGCTGAAGCAGTTATCAAACAGTCTTAA
- the tuf gene encoding elongation factor Tu, producing the protein MAKEKFERSKPHVNVGTIGHVDHGKTTLTAALTKVCAETWGGSVKAFDQIDAAPEERARGITISTAHVEYQSTVRHYAHVDCPGHADYVKNMITGAAQMDGAILVCSAADGPMPQTREHILLSRQVGVPYIVVFLNKADMVDDAELLELVEMEVRDLLSTYDFPGDDTPIVIGSALMALNGQDDNEMGVTAVRKLVETLDSYIPEPERAIDKPFLMPIEDVFSISGRGTVVTGRVESGICRVGEEVEIVGIHATTKTTVTGVEMFRKLLDEGRAGENIGALLRGTKRDDVERGQVLAKPGAIKPHTKFESEVYVLSKEEGGRHTPFFKGYRPQFYFRTTDVTGSCELPEGVEMVMPGDNVALSVTLINPIAMDEGLRFAIREGGRTVGAGVVAKIIE; encoded by the coding sequence ATGGCTAAAGAAAAATTTGAACGGAGTAAACCCCACGTTAACGTAGGTACCATCGGCCACGTTGACCATGGTAAAACTACTCTGACCGCTGCACTGACCAAAGTGTGTGCTGAAACTTGGGGTGGATCTGTTAAAGCGTTTGATCAGATCGACGCTGCACCTGAAGAGCGTGCTCGTGGTATCACCATTTCTACTGCTCACGTAGAGTACCAGTCAACTGTACGTCACTACGCTCACGTTGACTGCCCAGGACACGCTGACTACGTTAAGAACATGATCACTGGTGCTGCTCAGATGGACGGCGCTATCCTGGTTTGCTCCGCTGCTGACGGCCCCATGCCTCAGACTCGTGAGCACATCCTGCTGTCTCGTCAGGTAGGTGTTCCTTACATCGTTGTGTTCCTGAACAAAGCCGACATGGTCGACGATGCTGAGCTGCTGGAACTGGTTGAAATGGAAGTGCGTGATCTGCTGAGCACTTACGACTTCCCAGGTGACGACACTCCTATCGTTATCGGTTCAGCTCTGATGGCTCTGAACGGCCAAGACGACAACGAAATGGGCGTTACCGCTGTTCGTAAGCTGGTTGAGACTCTGGATTCTTACATCCCTGAGCCTGAGCGTGCTATCGACAAGCCCTTCCTGATGCCTATCGAAGACGTATTCTCTATCTCTGGCCGTGGTACTGTAGTAACTGGTCGTGTAGAGAGCGGTATCTGCCGCGTTGGTGAAGAAGTCGAGATCGTTGGTATTCACGCTACCACCAAAACCACCGTTACTGGTGTTGAAATGTTCCGTAAGCTGCTGGACGAAGGTCGTGCAGGCGAGAACATCGGTGCTCTGCTGCGTGGTACCAAGCGTGACGACGTAGAGCGTGGTCAGGTTCTGGCTAAGCCAGGCGCGATCAAGCCTCACACCAAGTTCGAGTCAGAAGTTTACGTTCTGAGCAAAGAAGAAGGTGGTCGTCATACCCCATTCTTCAAAGGCTACCGTCCTCAGTTCTACTTCCGTACTACTGACGTGACTGGTTCTTGCGAACTGCCAGAAGGTGTTGAAATGGTTATGCCAGGCGACAACGTTGCTCTGAGCGTAACTCTGATCAACCCAATCGCTATGGACGAAGGTCTGCGCTTCGCTATCCGTGAAGGCGGCCGTACCGTAGGTGCTGGTGTTGTTGCTAAGATCATCGAGTAA
- a CDS encoding GIY-YIG nuclease family protein, protein MIIFKITNTKTQQTYIGSTKGDIYSRWQEYVKAAEAGMDFPLYEDIRAHGEVSFEVEEIDFAETREEQQELELYYTIESRARSLKGYKFSTAKVVIPAAQLELQEEILAARASMQNRTAPIASSVVDDSDAEDSRAPCTEVVTPSSQAAIEATAETTHDDTALVETQNAEHPQLSGSLADLLAQTAAQLPDQARASAVLNIAQQLLAIADEQNAPSPSVEPEMAAEDKAQVLRNSNLAATIAALRVQQSSPKRGSKKAAATATVSRAKQDAIIDRSSLNDGLDSSVLTTLKKAAPATTATSSSPTTGDTLPTGRARSSVKEKRIREALAKEREARESERLARIEAEKSEMDAILANIAAREKDSRLTLRKRRNGR, encoded by the coding sequence GTGATAATCTTCAAGATTACCAATACCAAGACACAACAGACCTACATTGGCTCTACCAAAGGGGACATCTATTCCCGTTGGCAGGAGTATGTGAAAGCCGCTGAAGCAGGGATGGATTTTCCTCTGTATGAGGATATTCGTGCGCACGGAGAAGTCAGCTTCGAAGTCGAGGAAATCGACTTTGCTGAAACCCGTGAGGAGCAGCAGGAACTTGAGCTGTATTACACCATTGAGTCTCGTGCACGCTCGCTGAAAGGCTATAAATTCTCTACTGCCAAAGTGGTCATTCCTGCTGCTCAGCTGGAATTGCAGGAAGAAATTCTGGCAGCCCGCGCCAGCATGCAGAACCGTACAGCACCTATTGCTTCGTCCGTCGTAGATGATTCTGATGCTGAAGATAGTCGCGCCCCATGCACGGAGGTGGTCACTCCTTCTTCCCAAGCTGCGATTGAAGCCACTGCTGAGACCACCCATGACGATACGGCTCTAGTTGAAACTCAGAACGCTGAACATCCGCAGCTGAGCGGTTCTTTAGCCGATCTGCTGGCACAGACTGCAGCACAACTACCCGATCAGGCCAGAGCATCAGCAGTGCTGAATATTGCACAGCAACTGCTGGCTATTGCCGACGAGCAGAACGCCCCGTCACCATCTGTCGAGCCGGAAATGGCCGCAGAGGATAAGGCACAGGTGCTGCGCAACTCGAATCTGGCAGCGACCATTGCGGCATTGCGAGTTCAGCAATCCAGCCCAAAACGTGGTAGCAAGAAGGCAGCCGCCACCGCTACGGTCAGCCGCGCCAAACAGGACGCTATTATCGACCGGAGTAGCCTCAATGATGGACTGGACAGCTCCGTTCTGACCACGTTAAAAAAAGCTGCACCTGCGACCACAGCAACCTCTTCCTCTCCTACGACGGGGGACACTCTACCAACAGGTCGAGCACGCTCTTCAGTCAAAGAAAAACGTATAAGGGAAGCGTTAGCCAAAGAGCGTGAAGCTCGCGAGAGCGAACGACTGGCCAGAATAGAAGCTGAGAAATCAGAGATGGATGCCATCCTGGCCAATATCGCAGCAAGAGAAAAAGATAGCCGGCTTACCTTACGAAAGCGCCGCAACGGCCGCTAA
- a CDS encoding methionine ABC transporter ATP-binding protein — MISLKHLVKTYHGHGAPVHAVRDVSLDVAEGRIFGVIGASGAGKSTLIRCVNLLERPDAGEVWVNGRDLLTLTDAELRQARRQIGMIFQHFNLLSTRSVFDNVALPLELAGLSRSDIAARVQPLLALTGLEARADHYPAQLSGGQKQRVAIARALASEPKVLLCDEATSALDPETTRSILALLRDINEKLGLTILLITHEMDVIKTLCDEVALMEDGAVVERGPVQAFFARPQSATAKRFVQAALERPLPEIILSRLQSVPAAGLDPLVRITYVGGQVDAPVLSHLSREFGVDVNILSSQIELIQHQPLGFMVAQVEAQDQPAAEAALAWLQQQELQVEVLGYVSR, encoded by the coding sequence ATGATCTCTCTAAAGCATCTAGTTAAAACTTACCATGGTCATGGTGCGCCTGTTCACGCGGTTCGTGATGTCAGCCTCGACGTGGCTGAAGGGCGTATATTCGGGGTGATTGGTGCCAGCGGCGCCGGCAAATCAACCCTGATCCGCTGTGTCAATTTGTTGGAGCGTCCCGATGCCGGTGAGGTTTGGGTCAATGGGCGAGACCTGCTGACCTTGACCGATGCGGAACTGCGTCAGGCTCGGCGCCAGATTGGTATGATCTTTCAGCACTTTAACCTGCTGTCCACTCGTAGCGTCTTTGACAATGTGGCGCTGCCATTGGAGCTGGCAGGCTTGAGTCGCAGTGACATTGCTGCCCGTGTCCAGCCTCTGCTTGCTCTGACCGGCCTTGAGGCGCGAGCCGATCATTACCCTGCCCAGTTATCTGGCGGCCAAAAGCAGCGTGTCGCTATCGCTCGTGCTTTGGCCAGTGAGCCCAAAGTCTTACTGTGTGATGAAGCTACCTCTGCACTTGATCCTGAAACCACGCGCTCAATTTTGGCTTTGCTACGAGATATCAACGAAAAGCTGGGGTTGACCATCCTGTTGATCACTCACGAGATGGATGTAATCAAGACCCTCTGCGACGAAGTCGCACTGATGGAAGATGGTGCAGTCGTCGAACGTGGACCGGTGCAGGCTTTCTTCGCCCGACCCCAATCAGCTACTGCCAAACGTTTTGTGCAGGCTGCTCTTGAGCGGCCACTGCCAGAAATCATCCTGAGCCGGTTGCAGAGTGTACCTGCTGCAGGGCTCGATCCACTGGTACGCATCACCTATGTGGGTGGGCAGGTTGATGCGCCGGTGCTGTCTCATCTGAGCCGCGAGTTTGGTGTGGACGTCAATATTCTCTCTTCGCAGATCGAACTGATTCAGCACCAGCCGCTGGGTTTTATGGTGGCGCAGGTAGAAGCGCAGGATCAGCCTGCGGCCGAGGCGGCGCTGGCATGGTTGCAGCAACAAGAGTTACAGGTGGAGGTGCTGGGTTATGTCAGCCGCTAA
- a CDS encoding ABC transporter permease, translated as MSAAKLDLLTSSLWETLYMVAVSGGLSALLGIPLGILLYTTKSGRMLQNPWLHRLLGIVINATRSVPFIILLVAIIPFTRWIVGTSIGTTAAIVPLTLGAIPFVARITEGALNEVPGGLIEAAQAMGATPWQIVRKVLLAEAMPGLIHGLTLMLITLIGYSAMAGAIGGGGLGDLGIRYGYQRFDSSMMISTVVILIVLVQLVQSLGDWLVRRYDHTRH; from the coding sequence ATGTCAGCCGCTAAGTTGGATCTGCTGACCAGCAGTCTGTGGGAAACCCTGTACATGGTCGCGGTGTCGGGTGGTCTCAGTGCCTTACTGGGTATTCCGCTGGGTATTCTGCTCTATACCACCAAGTCCGGACGGATGCTGCAGAATCCATGGTTGCACCGCCTGTTGGGCATCGTCATCAATGCCACGCGTTCCGTGCCTTTTATTATCCTGCTGGTGGCGATTATTCCCTTTACCCGCTGGATCGTCGGTACCTCTATCGGCACGACAGCAGCGATTGTGCCGCTGACGCTGGGCGCGATTCCCTTTGTTGCCCGCATTACCGAAGGCGCACTGAACGAAGTGCCCGGTGGATTGATCGAGGCCGCTCAGGCCATGGGGGCGACCCCATGGCAAATTGTGCGCAAGGTACTGCTGGCTGAGGCCATGCCCGGCCTGATTCATGGTCTGACCCTGATGCTGATTACCCTGATTGGCTATTCGGCCATGGCCGGTGCCATCGGTGGTGGTGGACTGGGGGATCTGGGTATCCGCTACGGATACCAGCGTTTTGATTCCAGCATGATGATCTCCACCGTGGTGATCCTGATCGTGCTGGTACAGCTGGTGCAGTCGCTGGGTGACTGGCTGGTGCGTCGTTACGACCACACTCGTCACTGA